CGGTTTACTCGGGACGCTCGGGACGTACGTCGCCAGCCTGCTGGTCGTCGCGCTCATCTTGACGGTGTCCGCCGCGCTCGGCTTATCCGGCGCCGAACCCGCGAGTGCGGCGGCGTTCTCGTTCGGCGTCGTCTATCTCGCGTTCGCGGTTTCATGGTGGGTGACGTTCCCGGTCGGAGCTGTAAGTGGATCGGTATATACAGCAGCCGTGAGAGGATCCGAGTGAGGTCTTCGTAATGAGTACACCCTCATTCCGGACACTTCTCGTTGCGACGGTCGGCGGCGTTGTCCATCTCGGGATCGTTGAGTTCCTGTTCCGGTGGCTCGGCCACGTACCCGACTCTCTGTGGCCGCTCGCCTCAATCCTCAGTGCGGTGTTCGTCTTCACATTCGGCTTCCTTGTCGTCCTTCTTTCGGCTCATACGGGATTGCTTTCGCCAGTTATCGGGCTTCCCACGCTGCTCGCGTGGGCGACGTATCGAGATATCGCTGCTCCACCGCCGGAATGGTCGGAACTCGGCGGACACCTCGTTGTCGACGGCTCCGTGTATTTGACGAGTTACGTGGGGACGTGGTACGTGTGGCTCGCTACAGTCGTCGTCTTCGCTGCCGTCGAGTTCGGCTTCCGCCACCACTACGAGATCGGCGACGTGAGACTCCGAAACCTGCCGCCGATGCCATTCGGTCGTCGAGCATTGGTCCTCGTGTCTGGCGCGGTCGGCGGCACATTTGGGATTGCTGTCGTGGGGTGGATGGCGAGTATTGGCGTGAATCCGACCGGAATCGTTCCCGTGCTCGCTGTGACGACCGCGCTCGCTGCCGCGGTTCCTGTCGGTGCCGCCGTCGCCCGCGGACTGGTCACACCGCCCGCGTGCTTCCTCACGCTCGTGGTTCCGGTCCTGTTAAACCAGACGTTCGTCGGCGGTGAAGGCGGACCGGTGTTTCTCCTCCTGCTCGGGCCGCTCGCCGTTGGCTTTGCGATCCTCGGCCTGCTTGAGGATCTTCTCCGGTCGCGGCTTTCAGGACGGTTCGGTGGGGTCGATGAGGTGGATGGATGACCCGAACGATGCTCTCGCCGACAGCGCGTCGTCAGGCGGTGGAACCCGTGCTCGCTGTTCTCACCGTTGGTCTTGCTCTCATCTGGATTATGGAACCCGAATTCGTGTTCGACGATGGGATCGTGGCGACGGTCGTCGGTCCTGTGTTCGTCCCTGCAACGCTTCTTGCTCCGGGACTTCTCGCAGTATCAGTCCTCGGTCGAGTGGTTCGACACGGCATCCGGCTTGTCTCGGCGGCTGTGGGCTCAGGTGACCGAATGCAGGGCAGCGTTACGGATCTCCTACGGATCGGATGGTCGTTTGTCCTCGGCGTACTCGCCGGAATGACGCTTTGGTGGGTAGTCGGAAGCGTATATGTCCTCACTATCGCTGACACAGGCGGTGTGATGCTTGCCCCGGTGGTTGCAGTCGTCGTCGGTAGCGTGCTCGGCGTGCTCCTAATCGGTCGAACTGTGCTGGGTTGGTTCCGTTCATCAAGAGATGCCGTTAGCCTACTGGATGAGACGGACTGAACCACGGCTGAATCCGCTAACACATTCACCCCGCTTCCGGGTGCCTGTTCGAAGGCGTCTGTGCCACTGTTTTTGATTCGTGGAACATCCAGCGGATCTAGCATATACCGATCGGTATCTCCATTATTCGAGTGGGATCTCTAGTAGTTTATATAAACCTCTGGTAACTACACCAACTATGGCCCTCCTGAAAGCCCTTCGAGAAGCCCCGCGGCTCCTTCGAGAGCAACCGATACTGTTCGTTCCGATGGCAATTTTCGCCGTCCTGCAAACTCCACAATTGTTCTTGGAGACACTCGACCCAATAATCTCATTGGTTGGATCCCTCCTCGTGATGGCGCTATTCGTATTCATAACGCCCGTCTTCTACGCCGGCACGATCGGCATCGCGGACGACGCAGCCGCTGGAACCCCAACCTCACTCGGGCAGTTCTGGAGCCACGTCAAGGAGTTCTACGTCTCCGTGTTGATCGCGTACCTGTTCATCACTGCCGCTACGTTCGCGTTCGGCGTTGCCATCTCGATCGTGGCGGTCGTCGCGATCGTTGTGTTCGGGGCGGGTGGAATGGAGGCCGTCGGTCTACCCGTGCTGCTCGCTGCCGGCGGCATCTTCGCGTTGATCGTCCTTGCGTTCGTGATCGCGCTGTTCGCAGTGCATTTCTACGCACACGCGATCGTTATTGAAGGGAAAGGCCCGGTCGGTGGACTCTCGCGGAGTGTGCACGTCGTTCGACACAACATCAAACCGGTCATCGGCTATGGGCTCCTTTCACTCGTAGTCGGCGGCCTGTTTGGCGGGCTGTTCGCGCTTGTTATCTCGTTTGCCTTCCCGTCAGCGCCGGCTCCCGGCGAACCCGCCCCGATGCCGGATCTCGTACCAGCGATACTCGGATCCGGCGCTTCCATCCTCGGAACCACGCTGTTCATGACGTTCTTCGTCGTCTTTTCCGTCGTCTTCTATCGAACGCTCGTCGGGATGGAGGAAGACTCGTCGGGATCGGGTGCGACGATGACAGATATTAGTGCCGATGAGTTTGATAGCCCAAATCCGTCGGATTGATGCTGTACACCATCGTTGGACTCGGATTTATTGCGATCGGATTTGCGATCGGGTGGTACGGGGTCCGGCCGCTCATGGTCGTCCCGAGCGTGCTCCGTGCCACCGTACAGGCCCCGAGCGAGGTGACGGAGAGTGACTCCTTTGTCGTTTGTCAAGGAATTGCGAACAAATCGAGCGAGACCATTACCGCTCCGTTCACGGGAATGCGGTGCCTTGGATTCGAGTTCGAAGTTACCGAACGGCAAGCGTTCGGAGTCGGCGTCCCGTGGTTTCAGGTACATCTCGATGACGGTGTGGCGACACACCCGTTCACGCTTGATGATCCGGCCGGTGGCCTCATTGTCGTCCCGTCTTCCAAACGGTTCGTGCTCGATACGGAATCGACCGTTTTCACGGTCGATGCGACCGAATCACTGCCCGAACGGATTCAGCGATTCGTCGATGTGCGAGACGGACTCGAACCGGTCGCGGGATGGGTACGGGCCGTTCCCGGGCTCGGAGCACGGCGCTATATCGAACGTCGGATCGACCCTGGCGAAGAGTATCTTATCGCGGGAGTCACAAAACGCCAGCAGAATGAGATTGTTCTCACGGACAACCTCGTCATCACCGATCGCTCCCCGAGATGGTTTGCGCTCGCACGGCTCCGGCGGGCGACGTTTCCGACGGTGATCGCGTTGGTGTTGGTCGTTGCTGGGCTCGGAGGGATCGTCCTATGACCGACTGTAACTCGCGACAGACTACAGCCCCTGAACGATGACACGAGACACAGACGCCATTGAGACGCAGAGCCTGACGAAACGCTTCGGTAATGAAGTCGCCGTCGACGGACTCGATCTCACCGTTGCACACGGCACGGTGTACGGGTTTCTCGGACCGAACGGGGCTGGGAAGACGACGACGATGCGGATGTTGACCTCGCTGACGCGACCGACTGACGGCCAAGCGTGGATCGACGGGAACCCTGTCTCGGATCGCGATGCGATCAGAGAATCGATCGGCTACCTCCCTGAGGAGCCTCCAGTCTTCGACGAGCTCACCGGTCGCGAACAGCTCGAGTATTTCGGTCGGCTTCGCGATCTCCCCGCAGTCGAGATGAACACCCGGATCACGAACTGGTTGGACCTGTTCGATCTCACCGATGATGCGGACAAGCGGATTGAGGATTACTCGAAGGGCATGCGCCAGAAGGTCGGGCTGATTCAGGCGTTGTTGCACGAGCCCGATGTCGTCTTCCTCGACGAGCCGACCAGCGGGTTGGACCCGCGAGCAGCCCGAACCGTCCTCGACGTCATCGCGGAACTGACTGACGACGGCCACACAGTGTTCCTCTCGACGCACATCCTCTCGGTCGTCGAGGAACTCGCGGATGTCGTCGGCGTCCTCTACGAGGGCAACCTCGTTACCGAGGGAGCGCCCGCGGAGTTGACCGCACGGATGGAAGCTGAGGAAGGGACTACTCTTGAAGACGTGTTCCTCTCGGTCACCGCCGAACGCGAATCGATCGCCCCCGGACCGGGCCCAGAGGATACTGGAGACATGACGGACCGATCGAATGCACGGGTCGACGACCGATGATGCGGGCGGCCCGGCCGCGGCTCGTCGCCCGGATCGAACTCCGGCGTCGTTGGCGGACGATTAAAGCGAACACGACGCAGCTGTTGGCACTCGCGTTCGTGGCTATCATGCTGCTTCCGTTTTCGTTCGGCGGCGTGTTCGGTGCGTATCTCGCTGGCGGATTCATCGCCGGAAGCGAGACCGAACCGCTCATCGAGTGGATACGGATGGCGTTCGTATATGGGTGGATAGTTGTAGTCGGGTTTGGCGGGTATCGCGCGTACGCCGTCGCGCTCCGTCCGGACAACCTCGACGGGTTGTTGACGACGGTCTCACACCGAGACGTGATCGGGGGCCTCGTCCTCGCCGAACTCGTGCTCTGGTCCGCGTTCTTCGTCACGGTCGGCAGCGCTGCAACGGTTGCGTTTGCCCTCGGGGCCGGGTCAATACTCACAATCCCCGCCGTGTTGCTCACGCTGTGTTTCGTCCTCGTGACTGGGATCCCCGCTGGATTTCTCCTCGCACTCGGCGTGAGAAACGCCGGCGTTCGATCGCGGCTGCTCAGTCGCCTCCGAACGCTGTTTTTTGTCCTGCTTGGTATCGGGTACTTCGCGCTGATCTTCACGAACGCGTTCGCGTCGGTTCTGGAGCCGATCTATCGGGTGCTCGCGCCGACACCGATCGACTGGTTCGGTGACCTCGCGGCTCTGGGGTTGGCCACCGGCGCATCACCGCTCCGTGCGATAGGTGCGGTGGGATTCACGGGCGTGTTCGTCGTCATAGCGGTTGTAGCGATGTACCGACTCTCGGAGTGGCTCTGGTACGCTGAAGGCGTCCATGTTACCCACGAGGTTGAGCGATCTGTTGACGAGTCATCCCGGTTCAGCCTACTCTCACGAGTGTTTTCACAGCCAGTTGTCGGCGTCGTCGCAGCCGATTGGAAACGTGCCCGTCGCGCGCCGATATCGTTGTCGTTCGCGTTGTACCCGCTGATTGTCCTCGCCGGGCCGATGGTCACCGCCGTTCAAACGGGCGAAGTCGGAACCGGGCTTCCGTTGTGGCTGCTGGTCAGTGGGTCGTGGATCGCCGGGTCGTTGTTCGCGCTTAACGTGCTCGGCCAACAGGGGGCAGCGCTCCCCGTTACGCTGCTCTCGAAAGCACCCGAGCGATCGTTAGTTATCGGACACGTCGTTTCCGGTGCACTCCTGATAGCGCCGGTGACCGTCGCGGTAACCGTTTTCGCGGGACTATTGAGTCCGCATTCGGTACCGGTCGTTGCGAGTCTCGGGGTCTCGGCACTCATCGTATCAGTGGCGTCGGGAGCGACCGCGACCGGAATCGGCGTTGGATTTCCTCGCTTCGAGGCGGTCAGCGTCTCTCGAAGTACGAAAGCGATCGTTCCGAGCGTCTTCGCGTTTTCGATCTACTCGATCGTGGTGATCGTCGTTGCCCTTCCGACCGTCGTCGCTCACTCCGGTATTGCTGGTCCCACGCTCGCCTCGATCGTCGGTGTCGACCGATTCGTGTTCGGTCTGGGTGGAACGCTCGTGTCGGCCGCGATCGCGTGTCTCATCGGCATCATCTCGATGTACCTCGCACGCGACCGCGTTAGCGACTACCGTCTCGGATGAACTACTCATTAATAGCCCCTTGGAGTACAGCGTTGGTTTCGGTTTCACCGCGCTGTTTGAATCCTCTAAGAGTATATGTTTTTGCGGCTGTGCTGAATATAGAGGCTATATTTCGTAACAGAGCTTGCGGAAGCGATCTCAACAGACGAGTGGGACGGTAACTTCCAGCTACGATTCGAAGATTGAGAGCAGGCTGAAGATGTCCGAAAGACCCAGATTATTAATACTCAAGACACTTGATCATCTAAATCAGTATCAATAGTACCACTCTGCTGAATATACGCCCTGCATCTTACAGATGCCGAATCAATTTATCAATAATATATTATAATACATATGTGAGATCTTTAGAATGAATGCAGCATGATGGCCCCATTATTACACAGATTCACTACAGGATAATACCTTATATCATCGGGGTCATTCGATACTCCAAGACCCGTGGACACTCTCAGCTAACTTAATCCCGGTTGTTTCGTATTCCTCCGGCGATTGAGTACGGAACGTCCAATAGGAGACCCAACCTACGGCGTTCCCGTCCCGGAAAAGGACACGAAATTGCGTCGGCTTACCGGACGGGCTGACGCCGCCAGCGAGACTCTCGGTAGCGATATCTGCCGCCTCAAGGTTGCGTTGCTGATCCGGATGTTCCTCGTATCGCTCCGTTGCGTCGTCGGAATCGTCATGTGTCCAGACGAGCAGTTGTACCAAGCCGGCGACGTCGATACGCGAGTATTGGTCTGTTAGAGTGGCCATCTCGTCGTCTTCAGGGGCGTGGGAGAACGCTGTGAGATAGGTCGCCTCATCGGAGAGCGGTGCGGTGATTGACTCGTCGTCCTGTTTCCACTCGCCATCGAGTATCGACTGAATCTCATCGGCTGATGGCAGTTCCGGTTCGAGATCGTCGTCGCTCGTTCCTGACTCGAGGTCCGTGCAACCGACTGTGAGCATTAGCCCAACCGTTCCCAAACTCATCTGGATCATCTCTCGTCTATTCATAATGTAAAAACAACTATTGGAACGTAATGGCTTTACATTTGTCTCAGGTCGCATGACTGTAAAGCACCATAGATCCCAATCAGCACTACTCCTCATACCTTCTCTACAACGTGTCAGCTTTTGAGCTGCTGAGCCAGAGTGGACAACTAGCGAACGTCAATTCGACGCGGTCATCCACCACCGAACCAAGTACACGATTGACGAGACCCAGAACGCGGCGAGAAACACGTACATTGCGTCTCCTGGGGGATACATCGACTCGGTGAAGACTCGTGAGATCACGTATCCGGCAGCCGCGATCAGAATCGGAGTGCCGACGAACGCTGCGACGTGCGGCTTCCAGTCGGTGTTTCGGGACTGATCTCGCTCGCCGTGCAGGTACATCGCAACCGCCGTCAACGGGGTTAGCAGCATAATCAGACCGAGCAGTCCGAAGGCCGAGAGAAAGAACGCAGCACCATCCGTCGAGCCGAAGAACACACCCCAGATGACGAGCGGCAGCAGAACGACGTACACAAAAATGACAAAGGGCCATTTACTGGGGAAATCAAGTTCGGAGCCGTACCGATCGACGAGCGCCGGCGATAAGGGATAGCGCCACGCGGTACCGAACGTTGCTTTCCCCATGGCAATGAGCCCGACGAAGAACGTCCAGAACGTGACGAGGAACCAAAGCGTGAGAAGTGTGGGAATCACGACGCTGGCGATCGTGGACACGGGAGAAGGAAGTGTGGCGACGTCGGTGACGCCCTGTCCCGTGAACTCGGCGTAGGTGAACAGGGACCCGAACGTGACGACCGTCAGCGCCAAAACGGTGAGATGCCAATCGAGGGCGTTTCGAGCGTTTCGCTTCGTGAATTCATTTGTAGCGAGGAGATATACGATCCCTGCGCCGGCAACGCCGGTTGGAATCGCTACAAAGTGGACAAGGATGCCGCCAATCGTCCGCTCCTCGAGGAGTTTCGGCCCCTGGGTCGCTGGGGTCGGTTCATGGGTGCAATCGGAGGGCATGGATCTCAGTGGAACCACCCGACGAAGTCGACCGAACCGGGATACGGCCAGATGGACCCGAAAATCGCCTTCAGTGTCGCTACGATAGTGTAAACGAACGTAAGAAGGAGGGCGATCATCATGATGACCACCAAAATCATCCCGACGATCCCGAACACCGTATCGAGCGGCGCTGGGAGTAAGGACAGTTCGACCGGTTCCCCGCCTACGGTGAGTTCGTCTGCACCGAGAAAGAACGTCACCATAGCAACGATCGACAGCACGAACACAGTGATGTGCCAGTTCAGCGCATGTCGAGCATTCGTCCGTGTATATTCGTGATCCGAGACCACGTAAACGACGGCTGGACCGAGGAACCCGGTCAACAGTCCGAGTAGGTGGACAAAGATGCCGCCGAGAGAGCGTTCGTCGAGCAGTTCAGGACCGGATGTGCTGGATGTGGATGTCATGGCTGTATGAATGGCTGTGATTTTTGGCGATTCGTGTGCTGACATGCAGGGATTCGTGTGCTTCCTTTACGTTGACGGGAAAAGGTTCAATGGGCCGTACTTGTCGCGAACCGATCGAACGACTCGCTCGACGACAAGCAACGCTAGACTCACGAGCAGGAGATCGAACGCGGTGTCCCAGAGGACGATATCGCTCTGCGTACCGGTGATGTCGCTCCCACTAATCGTGAGAACGCCGCCGAGCGCGAACAGTACCAGGCTCAACTGGAAGCCAGCGAGCACCAGGGTGCGGATTCCTGCCGTGTCCGAGAGGGTGAGGAATCCGCGGGTGGAGAGCCGATCCAACGGGGTATCTGCATGCAGCGCGCGTTCACCTTCAGGCGAGAGTGGCCACTCCGACTCCGGATAGTTGATGTAGTACAGCGTGATCGAGTCGGGATACGTCTCCGTCGCGACCACGTCGATTTCCTGTAGCTCCCGGAGGCGGTTACGGACAGTGGCCCGACTGACGTCGGGTTTGATACGCGCATGCAACTGGCGGATCGAGAAGAACGGTCGGTCGGACTCCAACATCGTCTCGACGACGTGCTCCTGCGTGAGCGCATTGTCGAGGTTCCGCTCGATCCGTTCGTCGATCCAGGGCGGAATCGCGGACACGGTATTACCGCATTGTTCACGGGGGTGATTAAAACAACGCGGGGATTTTATCCCCATGAATCGTCGTTTGACGGCCGTGAAACAAGATCCAACCGTGTTAACGAAGTGATAAAACGAAGTACGCAGTCCCGATACGTTCAAAAGTTGGGAAAAGACGACCGGATTGCATTCACACCGGACAACCGGTACTTGAAGCTCGGGAACAGACTCCGCATTCGGTCATATTTCGGTCTTCGGTCACTCAACAGATCTTATTCTACTTGGGAGCAGTTCGGACGTCGATCGAACGTGTCGAGAATCGGGGCCGGATCGCTGAGGTGAGGCAGTCCCAGCGTTCGATCACGAAGTTCCACGACGATCGTCGACGTTCTGAAGCAGTTGTCGACACGGTCGGATTCCACCCAGAGGTCGAGTTCGTCCCACGGCTCGACACGCCATAGTGGCGTCCGAAAGAGGCGATCGTACGCGACGATGGCTTCACCGTCGGTTCGATACTCGACACCACCGTGTCGAAGCCAGTAGTCGGTCTGTCCAAGGGCTATCGGCACGAATACAGTTGCAACGCACAGCGCGATTACGAGGATCCAGACGCCGCCGAACGCGAACAATCCTGCCAGGAAAAGGAGGAAAACGCCGACGAGGACCCCACCGGGGTGTCATCGAAGAGTGACGACCCCCCCACCATTCGTCCGCGAAACCGCGAGAAAAACAATCGGCCATCATCAGTCACCGCACCGAGCAAACACGTCCAGTCGCGCAATCCCGAAAGTTCCACGCTGGGTCGTGAATTCCGTTGAAACCAGGCTTGCGTTGTATCGCCATTCACTGAGGTTTTCGTCTGGTCGATACAGACTACTGTGGCATCCATCTCCCTACGCTTTTTTTTGAGGGTTTCGTCGAACTCCTCACGGTCTTCCGGCTCGGCTTTGGCGTTTTCCGGACGCGGTTTCTGATAGCTGAGGCCAGCTTCCTTGAGCAACCGCCGACAGCTCGGAATCGAGTACTCGACGTCGTAGGTTTCTTTGAGATGGTGTCGGTCGGAAAGACCGCGAATTGATGACTTCATGGTCTATACACATCATACCAGATAGTATATAAATTCAAAATATCCCAATCCCAGTGCAACATTCGCGCATTCCATCTTGCACGAGTGATTTTACATATCTGTTCCCTGGTATATTTTTAGTGGTCAGTAGCCGTTCCTGGCGAGGGCAGTTTTCTCGAGTATCGTGAATCAAACAGCGTTCGCAGCCTCAATCAAGATTCTTGACGCAACCTGGCGATCGCGATGAGTCGGTTCCCCCTTGGCCTATGAACAACACCAAACCCGTCAGCACTGGGCAAAGAGGCAGAAAATGCTGCAAGCGGAGCAAACCCCCACCCCCGTATCTCGGTCAGATGCCCCAGTGGTCGAGGATCAATCCACAACTAGTGCGGACTTTGTCCTTTCAGACCCGACGAATTTCGTTATGGCCCTGTGGAGAACCATATGCTTCTCCACCAGTGGCGGAAAAGTACCGGCTTTTATAAGTACCAGCGGGTGGGGAGAAACCCACCCCGCGAATCGACCAATTTCAGTTCCAGTTCCAATGACAACCGAATCCGAGGAGTCGTGGGCGTACTACGTTCGCGTCTCCACCGACAAGCAGGACAGTGGGCAAGCATCCCAGCTCGAAAGCGTCGCCGCGTGGCTGCGCGATCGAGACGTGGATCCGAGTACAGTCGACGCCTACGTCGATCGCGACGAAAGCGGGAGTCGCGACGATCGGGCGGACTTCCAGCAGCTCGTCGCCGCCGTCGAAGCCGGCGAGTACACCGATGTCGTGTTGCCCGAGCTCTCGCGACTGGCCCGGCGGACGGCCACGAGCGCAGCGTTCATCGACGAGGCCGTCGCCCAGGACGTGACGATCCACCTGCTGGACGATATGATCGACCGCATCGACGCCGACGATCCGATGAGTCAGTTCTTCGCGAAGATGCTCTCGGTGTGGATGGAGGAAGAACGCAAGCAGACCGTGCGTCGAATTCGGCGCGGCGTGACGCACGCCCAGCGGGAGGGGAAGTGGACCGGGCGGCCGCCGGTCGGCTTCGAGACGAACGAGGAGGGGTATCTCGTCGTCGACATCGAGGAGTTCGAGGCTGTCTGTGATGCGCTCGAACGGCTGGATGCCGGCGAGTCGTATCGATCGGTCGCGAAGAGTACGCGGTTTACCCGCCGGACGCTCTCGACGGTCGATAAGAATTCCGAGCGGCGGCAGTGGTATCTTGAGGGAGAGGCAGCAGACGATCGTGTCGATACTGCGCTCGATAGATGACTCAGTGCTCCGTCAACCATGACTCGATGGAAACGCTGCTACGCCATATGAGCGTGAAACAAGACATGGGACGCAAAAAGACCGACCGCAAGTTCGTACCATAGAGCACGTAGCTGTGACTGATCCATGTACGAAAGAAGCCGAGTCATGGGCGTGACAGCCCGGGTGTCGCGCCGCGCGGCACCCGGGAAAGCCCGAATAGGTGAATCTCTGCTTCACGCACTGACGTCCCGGATGAACAGACCATGTACCTCGGAATCGATGTCCACAAACGGTACGCACAGGTGTCAGTAATGGATGGGGCTGGAGAGATTGTCGAAGAAGTTCGCGTCGGAACCGCAAACCTCGACGACCTCGCCCAGCGGTACGCTGACGCACAAGCCGTGCTTGAGGCGACCTCCAACTACTGCCACATCCACGATACGCTGTCGGAGCACTTGGATGTGACCGTCTCTCATCCGAAAAAGCTCAACCAGATCGCAGACATCGACAAGAAAACCGACCGCGTCGACGCAAAAGAACTCGCGCGAATGCTGCGGTTAAACTCGGTGCCTGAAAGCTCCGTTCCGACCGAGGAAGTCAGGGAAGCCCGCGCACTCGTGCGCGGGCGACAGACGTTGGTCGAAAACCGTACCAAGTACGCCAAGAAGGTTCACGGATTTCTCTCCGATCACGGCATCACTGAAGACGTGAAACCACTGACTGTGGAGGGACGAGAGTTCCTGCAGGGACTCTCGATCCCGACCACGTGCGACGCGTTATTGAGTCGTATCTCGAAATGATTGAGACGCTCACCGAAGAGATTCGGAACCTCGAAAAAGCAATCGAAGAACGCGCTGGATCTCTGAAGGAAACCCAGCTACTGATGACGCTTCCTGGTGTGAGTTACTTTACGGCGCTAACCGTCTACGCTGAGTTGGGTGAGATCGACACGCTTCTCACCGGAGTGAAGAGGCACAAACTCCCGGTGAAATCTTTACCAGACAGAACAGCCGTCGCTGGCGAGCGTGAAAGAATGAAAAGGGGGCCGGCCCGCGAGGGCCGGTGGTTGATGGTCTGAGTAGAGTCGACCGGCGAGGTGAGAGAACTCACCTCACGTCATCGTGGTCGGCTTACCGGCGACGGTACGCCAGCAGGCCGGCCGCGATGAGCGCGATCAGTGCCGCGATGGCACCGAATCCGGGCGTCTCCTCAGGCGTCGGCGTCGGCGTCGGCTCCTCGGTCGGAGTCGGCGTCGGCTCCTCAGTCGGAGTCGGCGTCGGCTCCTCAGTCGGAGTCGGCGTGTCCACCGCTTCGACAGTCAGCGTTGCCGTCTGGCTGTCGTCGTCGGTGTAGATGCCGTGGGTGTAGTCACCGGCGTCGAGGTCGGGCGTCGCGGTAAACTCGACGGTGGTGTCCTCGTCAGCGTCGAGGGTTACCTCTTCGCTGGCGACGACGTCACCTTCGAGCTGCCATTCGACGGTCTGCGTTCCTTCCTCGTCGCCAGTGTTGGTGATCGTCGCGGAGACGGTCACCGAGTCACCGACGTCGATCTCGGCCGGTGCGTCGAGGTCAGACACCTCGAAGGTGGCCGGGTCGACATCAACGTCGACGACCTCACCTTCTTCTTCGAGTTCGAACAGCGTGGCGCGCACGCTTGCATCGTACGTGTCGCCAACGTTCTGATCGCTGAAGTCGAACTCGCCGGCGAAGTCACCGTCGGCGTCGACGACGACATCGCTGGCGGTCTTACTGAAGCCGGGGCGGGTGTCACCGGTCGAGCGGACACGGATGTTGAGCTCGTTACCGGGGGCGATGTTGGTCTCGCCCTCGATCATGACACCGTCCTCGGCAGTCACGTTGACGTTGTCGTTCACGAATTCGCCGTCAGCCTCGATGATTTCCATCATCGCGGTGAC
The Halalkaliarchaeum desulfuricum DNA segment above includes these coding regions:
- a CDS encoding DUF4870 domain-containing protein, yielding MTSTSSTSGPELLDERSLGGIFVHLLGLLTGFLGPAVVYVVSDHEYTRTNARHALNWHITVFVLSIVAMVTFFLGADELTVGGEPVELSLLPAPLDTVFGIVGMILVVIMMIALLLTFVYTIVATLKAIFGSIWPYPGSVDFVGWFH
- a CDS encoding helix-turn-helix domain-containing protein codes for the protein MSAIPPWIDERIERNLDNALTQEHVVETMLESDRPFFSIRQLHARIKPDVSRATVRNRLRELQEIDVVATETYPDSITLYYINYPESEWPLSPEGERALHADTPLDRLSTRGFLTLSDTAGIRTLVLAGFQLSLVLFALGGVLTISGSDITGTQSDIVLWDTAFDLLLVSLALLVVERVVRSVRDKYGPLNLFPST
- a CDS encoding recombinase family protein, with translation MTTESEESWAYYVRVSTDKQDSGQASQLESVAAWLRDRDVDPSTVDAYVDRDESGSRDDRADFQQLVAAVEAGEYTDVVLPELSRLARRTATSAAFIDEAVAQDVTIHLLDDMIDRIDADDPMSQFFAKMLSVWMEEERKQTVRRIRRGVTHAQREGKWTGRPPVGFETNEEGYLVVDIEEFEAVCDALERLDAGESYRSVAKSTRFTRRTLSTVDKNSERRQWYLEGEAADDRVDTALDR
- a CDS encoding DUF4870 domain-containing protein, producing the protein MPSDCTHEPTPATQGPKLLEERTIGGILVHFVAIPTGVAGAGIVYLLATNEFTKRNARNALDWHLTVLALTVVTFGSLFTYAEFTGQGVTDVATLPSPVSTIASVVIPTLLTLWFLVTFWTFFVGLIAMGKATFGTAWRYPLSPALVDRYGSELDFPSKWPFVIFVYVVLLPLVIWGVFFGSTDGAAFFLSAFGLLGLIMLLTPLTAVAMYLHGERDQSRNTDWKPHVAAFVGTPILIAAAGYVISRVFTESMYPPGDAMYVFLAAFWVSSIVYLVRWWMTASN
- a CDS encoding DUF7847 domain-containing protein: MALLKALREAPRLLREQPILFVPMAIFAVLQTPQLFLETLDPIISLVGSLLVMALFVFITPVFYAGTIGIADDAAAGTPTSLGQFWSHVKEFYVSVLIAYLFITAATFAFGVAISIVAVVAIVVFGAGGMEAVGLPVLLAAGGIFALIVLAFVIALFAVHFYAHAIVIEGKGPVGGLSRSVHVVRHNIKPVIGYGLLSLVVGGLFGGLFALVISFAFPSAPAPGEPAPMPDLVPAILGSGASILGTTLFMTFFVVFSVVFYRTLVGMEEDSSGSGATMTDISADEFDSPNPSD
- a CDS encoding ABC transporter ATP-binding protein encodes the protein MTRDTDAIETQSLTKRFGNEVAVDGLDLTVAHGTVYGFLGPNGAGKTTTMRMLTSLTRPTDGQAWIDGNPVSDRDAIRESIGYLPEEPPVFDELTGREQLEYFGRLRDLPAVEMNTRITNWLDLFDLTDDADKRIEDYSKGMRQKVGLIQALLHEPDVVFLDEPTSGLDPRAARTVLDVIAELTDDGHTVFLSTHILSVVEELADVVGVLYEGNLVTEGAPAELTARMEAEEGTTLEDVFLSVTAERESIAPGPGPEDTGDMTDRSNARVDDR